Genomic segment of Drosophila ananassae strain 14024-0371.13 chromosome 2L, ASM1763931v2, whole genome shotgun sequence:
ttttgtttgcttctCCTTGTCGTTAACTGATTTTGATTTGCGAATTCGTTTTGGCTTAGATTTAGGCTTCGACTCCCTATGCTTACGTTTAATTTAAATGTACGGTAATTTAATTGGTAGCGTAATTAATTTATGCTTATGTTTGTTTCATgtttggctggctggctggttggcTGGCTGGCGGCTCTCTACTTATTACCCGCGTTGATCGGGACGCGCTGTCTCGCCGCGGAGTTGGAGTTCAGGGCCGGGTTGCACATCTCCGTGGTGAACTTGGAGAAGGTGTTGTGGAATCCGTTGACCTTTCCGTTGCGGACGGGCGTCACCTCGCCGTCCTTCAGGGCCTTGGCATGGCCGTTGGCATGTCCGTTGGCCTTCACAGCCGATTTGTCCTGGAGTTAAGTATatgtattaaatatatatgaatattaagTAAGATCAATCCAGTCTTACCTTGCCATCACGCTTCACATAGGCGCGCTTGTAGAAGTTGGAGAACAGGAAGTAGAACATCACAGCATGGGCGCCGATGAAGTAGGCAAATCCGATGGGGTAGTTGCAGTCGTTCTTGAAGAACAGCTGGAAGGAGTGCACCATCACAAGGACGAACTGGATCATCTGCAGCACGGTGAGGTACTTCTTCCACCAGAGGTAGCGCTGGACCTTGGGTCCCATCGCTGCCAGCATGTAGTAGGCGTACATGATGATGTGGACGAAGGTGTTCAGGAAGCCGAAGAAGGTCGAGTGACCGCCGGGAGTGAACTTGACGCCCCACCAGACGGAGACGGGCATGATGCCGTGGTGGATCACGTGCAGAGTGGACACCTGGTCGTACCGCTTACGCATCACGAAGAAGAAGGTATCGAAGAACTCGGTGAACTTGGAGAAGTAGTACCACCAGCATCCCTCAGCGGTctgtaaaatataaaaatttattttttagcaaattgtatttcattttaaatatttccactagtttcttttttaaattagtttcTTTTGGTCTGcatattaaaacaaataaatagtaTTTCTTATGttaaatttttgcaaaaactTTCTTTATCGTATTTGTTTCTTTAAGtttgaatatttaaacaaaTGATATTAATAGCATACCCTTCATAATaccctttttattttaatatgaaAGTATCTTGCTCAGACATTGTCATTGTTCAGACATTGTCAtctttttgatttaaaaaactCTTTTAAGATAGCCTTACTCATAAAATTACCATAATGTTCTTGACAAAAATGAAACCCATCCAGAAACCGAATCGACCTAATCTTAACCTTAAACATGGCCAATCATTCAGAAGTTTTTTGTTATGCAAAAGCTTGATCACAGTTTCTGCGGTTTGGTTCCATTTGCCCTGGATCTAACGGATCTAACAAACCCCCAGCTTATCAATACCATAAGAAATATAGGTGatttgcaaaatatttcgccCAGCGACTTTCTAACCCCGCCACTTTCTTTGGGTCGTTTACCCACTTTAGCCGGCTTGGCGACACACGTGAGGAGCCGAATACGGACATGACTTTAGCGCGCTTAGATATGGATGGGACtctgaaatatttaaatagatTCTTGAATCGCACAAGCCACACGGCAGTTGGCGGTGGCCGGCCGGCTTTCGGCATCCATCCATTTCATTGTGATTAGCATAAGAGAACCTGTCGCGATTCCCGTCTTTTCTAATTTCTGTTCATCCCGTCGCGGCCAAAAACAGGTTGCTTACATAAAATCTAGCCCAGTCAACAAAAGAACCTTGCTGTTTGCCAACCATAAgcaaaaattctaaatttaTTGGCCGATGTTTGGCTGTACACATGCGACTATTTATTTAGCCGGCTATATAAAAGTCTCAGAAGTGCCAGAAGAAGCAGCTCCCTTATATACTTACACGTATCGCTTTGGGCGAGTAGGAATAATCAACGGGTTCGCATCTCAAGTTATAGCCGTTCAGCCATCCGCCTATGCAGGACTATAAATACAGAACACAGGGTTGATTACAATTCTGGGGAACTTATTAAGTTTATAATCATTGATTACCTCGTAAAACAGCCAGGCACTGAAGATCACTTGGGCGGCATTGTAGACGATCAAGACTTTGCGCAGCTCAAAGGGTTTTCTGTTTTCCATCAGCTTCGGGCCGAGTACCTTTGGGGAACAGAAAATAATTGTTAGTGGTCGTAGTTGCTAATGAAATGTTTCCCACAAACTGTGTAATTGCATCCCCTTTCCCTGGCATCTTCTACAAGTTTTTTCACAGTGTCTTCGCGAGTCATTTAACATAATCAAATAGAGGCCAAAGCCTGTTGCAGCAAttatcaaatcaaatcaatcGACAGCGACCGAGTttgtttgttggttttgtGACAAGTTtgttgcctaagtcttttgtttggcCATCTCCCCATGTGAAAGTAAGTTAAATGCTTTTGTCAAATTATGAATGTGAACCAATGCAAAGCGGGAAACCTAAATAGAAATCGTTTTTCGAAttgattttttagtttttttttttcaaaaattttgcaTAATCGTAGCCCAGTGCCTGGGTCACATTTCGACACCGCCGACTGCGAGGAAAGATCGCACAAATCGCACAGATCGGATGGCCCTGAACCTCATTTCTGATTTCGCAGTCATCTTGCCAAGCAATACATAAAATAAAGACAAAAACGAAACTAGTTTTTGCGAAGGATCCAGAAAGGCACTCCCTGGCTAATCATATAATCAGAATGCATCCATTTATGGTCTAGAATTTCAGCACTAATTGCCTTGTTTTGTTCGgttttttatgtatttcatAAAGTCCTCCTGATGTTCTTCCCCATTCCCAATAATTATAGATAGGTGATTCCCAATTGGAGACTGCGAAGCCACTTACCTTCACACAGTACGCGTATGTCAGACTGATGGCTATCGTGGGGAACGGCGAGCTCATGAGCGGGTAGTCTCGTGTTCGCGGATCCGATTTGTTGTCCATAAGATCCCGCCATCCATCGTAGAATTTTGTGAGGTACTCCTGCAAGTGCAAAAAGATTATGGAGATCGATTAGTCAAGTGTTTTGTGAGGGATTGGCTAATCGCCGGAGGCAATTAGCTCGTTTAGCGAGATCAAGTGTCAAATCAATAAATTTGTAACTTTGGCGATTGCAACACTGCAACATAGTTTCCGAGGCAAATCGGAGGCTGGCAAAGTTCACAGAGGCGGACAACTGATTGATTATGACTATTGTGAGGTTTTTTGTTTCGGATTTTGGTTTTAATTAAACGTAGGGGCAATCAAACATATGTTGCAAGCGACGACGAAAACAAAGCCAGTGCAGTGGCTCGGAAAGAAatcagttggccaaaaactgcATTCTGCACAAATTTCCGTATGGAGCTCACCATTAGCCCATTAGCCGACACAAACCATGATTTTGTATCATATTTGTGCGCGGTAATTTCCCATTGTCGATTAGCACTGAACGATGCCAGTCGCAAAACTATATAGGcatcaaaataaaatgaaaaatccaATGGAAAAACTGGTGCAGCCGGCTTGCGGCTATGTTGCAATCCGCAATGGCCTCTTATCCGTGTgataaataagaaaacaaaGCAATCTAGAAATGATTGGACAGTCTGaccgactgactgactgaatgGCTGGCCAACAAAGAAGAAAAACGGGGGGCCTGGAGAAGGGGCTGATGACAAAGACCCACACTGTGGGGATGTCAGGAAAAGCTAAACCAGTTCCGCGAGTGTTAATCGTCGCTTAAATAGTTAAATACCTGACTGGCGGCAATTAAAGAAAACAACGCTACTCTTAATTGCGGCGAGGGTAGCtgccgattccgattccgcaGAGGGGTTAGGGTTGACTTAATTGATACAAACAAATCAGGGGCGTAGTGGCAGGGGTGGCGGTACGCCGCGGAATGCCAAGGACTAATGCGATTGGGAAAGCGGTATTTGTTTCGCCAATTAATTTTGTTGTCATCATCAACATAACTTAATTAATTCAATAAAAGCCAACTTTCAGTAATTGaaaattgtaataaaaatatgaaaccTCATTACAATTCAGTGGGTTTTGCATTGATTCTTACAAATTCAATTGTGAAATAACTCCAGCAGAGTATTATAGCCCACTTTTGTGgtttcaaaaattattattatttcttttcagGCCACATAACTTCGAATCTAAAGCTAGAGAACCATATGCATTGATTCCAACTCtcaaattactaaaaatcctAGATTTATGTTTCTGTAACCAAACACAACTTCCTGGTTTTTAATACAGGTGTCATttctttaaataatatactttTGCCCGTTATGACTATTATTTTGGGTCGTTTAATATGTTCCAGTTATGCATACC
This window contains:
- the LOC6499356 gene encoding elongation of very long chain fatty acids protein isoform X2 → MEYLTKFYDGWRDLMDNKSDPRTRDYPLMSSPFPTIAISLTYAYCVKVLGPKLMENRKPFELRKVLIVYNAAQVIFSAWLFYESCIGGWLNGYNLRCEPVDYSYSPKAIRTAEGCWWYYFSKFTEFFDTFFFVMRKRYDQVSTLHVIHHGIMPVSVWWGVKFTPGGHSTFFGFLNTFVHIIMYAYYMLAAMGPKVQRYLWWKKYLTVLQMIQFVLVMVHSFQLFFKNDCNYPIGFAYFIGAHAVMFYFLFSNFYKRAYVKRDGKDKSAVKANGHANGHAKALKDGEVTPVRNGKVNGFHNTFSKFTTEMCNPALNSNSAARQRVPINAGNK
- the LOC6499356 gene encoding elongation of very long chain fatty acids protein isoform X1, yielding MTIFMDSYRAEIEEYLTKFYDGWRDLMDNKSDPRTRDYPLMSSPFPTIAISLTYAYCVKVLGPKLMENRKPFELRKVLIVYNAAQVIFSAWLFYESCIGGWLNGYNLRCEPVDYSYSPKAIRTAEGCWWYYFSKFTEFFDTFFFVMRKRYDQVSTLHVIHHGIMPVSVWWGVKFTPGGHSTFFGFLNTFVHIIMYAYYMLAAMGPKVQRYLWWKKYLTVLQMIQFVLVMVHSFQLFFKNDCNYPIGFAYFIGAHAVMFYFLFSNFYKRAYVKRDGKDKSAVKANGHANGHAKALKDGEVTPVRNGKVNGFHNTFSKFTTEMCNPALNSNSAARQRVPINAGNK